CAGTCCTGTTCGTGCGCGGCGAGCCAGGAGTAGAAGGCTGCCTGGGGCTCTTCGAGCATGGTGAAGTGCCGCAGCCCCGCCATCTGCGCCGCCTCTGCCGTGAGCTCCCGGGCCGACTCGTCGAACGAGGCGGGAATGGTGACCACGAGCTGCTGCTCTTCGAGAGCGCGTCTTGCATCACCCTGCGCAACCGCGTAATTCCAGGCATCCTTCAGGTGCCTGAGATAGAGAGAGGACGCCTCGACCGGCGATACCCGCCGTGCCGCCGTCTCCCTGCCCCAGGGGAGGATCGGCCCCTTGCGGTCGACACGGCTGTGGCTGAGCCATGATTTGGCCGAGGCGACGAGATTGGCCGGGACGCGGGCGCCCTGAATACGGGCGAACATGCCTACGATACGGGTGCTCTCTTTTTCCCAGGGCAGGGCGATGCTCCCGGGGGGCAGCTCGTATTCACCGGGGAGATAAAGGAACGAGGGCAGCACCGGCAGCTCCTGAATGATCCCTTCACCGGCGAGCTGGGGGATGGAGAAGCGTTCGATGCCCTTATCGCCGCCCTGTTCCGCATCGATAAAGGAGAGCGCCGAGTTGGTGGTGCCGAGGTCGATGCCTATGCGATAACGCGCGTGGTGTCCTGAGTGCATCACACCGCGACTTCCTCCCGCACGGTGAACTCGAGCTTCCATCTGCCTCTCCGGCCGTTGTGCGCCTCGGTCGCTTCGCACCAGAGCTCGAGGCTGCCCGTCTCGGTGAGATAGCTATGGAGGCGCACCGGCGCCAGTGCGCCGGGCTCGACGCCCTCTGCGGGCAGCACGGTCTCGAGGGGCGCGAGCTCGACGATCTCGTCCCTGTCCCATTCTTCGATTACGGCGCCGGGAGGGTCCTCTTTTCTCGTCAGCGACGTGAGGAACCGGAAGACCGCGGGCTCTCCCACGATCAGGCCGAACTCCTGTCCAGGGATCTCGAAATCGGTCCCCTCTTCCATGCCGAAGGGGACGACGCAGATCGCCTTCAGGGGAGGAGGCATGCCCGGCACTGCAGGCATGGAGGTCTCGACGCCGATGTAGTAGGTCCGCGGAGCGCCGGCGCGTATCCTGACCCCTCTCCCCCGTTTTGCATAGCCGTAGTAGGCTGCGCCGAGGGCGACGGCGCGTTCGGGGTCTATGCCCGAGAGCACCGCCACCGGCCCGTCCTGCTCTGCCGCGAGCCACGCATCGAGCCTGCGGGTGATGCGGTCGCGCAGGACTGCCGCTTTGGTGACACCGCCGTTGAAGAGTACCTTCGTCGGATGGATGAAGCTCCTTCCGCCTGCGGCCTCACCCTCTCCCGTGCGCACGTTCTGGCGCAGGAATTTGGCGAGGTGGCGCGTCACCGCCGTATCCGCTGCATACTGCAGCCCCAGCTCTCTCAGCCCCGTCGCCCTCCGCTCCGAGGGCGCATCGGTGACGGATGCCTCGGGAAAGAAGCCTTCGAGAATGACCCGCTCCATCTCCTCGCGAAGGAGCTCGGTCGTGATCGTCCCGCCCACCACGCTCCGTCCCCTGCCGAGGACCGTGACCGGCCGGCTGGCAGAGGCCGGATCGTTCAGCATGATCTCCTTCGCCTCCCTGCACTGCTGCACGAGGCCCATGGTCTGCTTCGTATCGAGCGGGACGTTCCGTTCCGCCAGGCGGCTGCGCACCGAGAAGGCGAGGGCGAGGTCCATATTGTCGCCGCCGAGGAGGATATGCTCGCCCACCGCCACACGCCTGAGCGCGAGGGCTCCTTTCTCTTCGCTCACTTCGATGATGCTGAAGTCGGTGGTGCCTCCGCCGATATCGCAGACGAGCACCACATCGCCCACTGCGACCTGTTTTCTCCACGACTCCTCGCTTCCGCTGATCCAGGCATACAGCGCGGCCTGCGGCTCTTCGAGGAGCGTGACCTGCTGCAGTCCCGCCCGTTCAGCGGCCCTTACGGTCAGGTCGCGGGCAACGGCATCGAACGAGGCGGGCACGGTGATGAGCACGGCCTGGTTTTCGAGGAGGTAATCGGGATTTCCGCCGGCGATGGTGTGGTTCCAGACATTGCGGATATGATCGATGTAGCGGGCCGAGACCTCGAGCGGCGAGAGCTTCGGCACCTCTTCGGGCGCATGCCACGGCAGCAGGGGGGCGGTCCTGTCCACGGCAGGATAGCTGAGCCACGATTTTGCCGAAGAGACCATGCGGAGCGGGACCTCGGCTCCGCGCTTACGGGCGAATTCGCCGACGACGAGGTGCGGCTCCTCTTCCCAGGGGAGGGAGAGACTCTTCTCCGGCAGCTCCGCACCTGCAGGGAGATAGAGAAAGGAGGAGAGCATATCGCGCGCCTCGACCACGCCCGCCTCGACCACCTGGGGAATGGCGAGCAGGCGTATCTCGGGAGCGTCGTCCCTGATCTCTTCCGTATCGATATACCCGGCCACGCAATTCGTGGTGCCGAGGTCAATGCCGACAATGTAGCGGGGGGTATCCATCACCTTATCTCGACCTCTGCAGGCTCGACGATGTGCGGGGCCTGGCTCTTCGGTATAGGCGGCATGCGCATTGCCGAGATCTTCCAGCCGCTGTGGCGCACCGTTCCCTTGAAGGGAGGCGGTCCGACGACAGTGCCGGTGAGGCGCAGGGCTGATGGATCGAACCCCTCCCTGACGACCACCTCGTCGCCTTCGCGCTCCGGCAGTACCGGCTCGATATCCATGTGCTCCGCTATCGCCTTCCGGCACTCCTTGTGAATATTCCTGACCGCGGCGCCTACCTGCCGGTCATCGAACCCGCTTATGTCCTCCATGAGAAAGTCGATGAGGCGGCCCTCCTTCTGCAGGAGCGAGAGCGCCTGGACGGCTCCGGGCTCGAAGGAGACCTGTTCGGCAGGAGGAGCCTTCACGGGCTCCAGCGCCGCCGTCGCAGGAGGCGCTTCCGGCGGCCTCGCAGGGGCGCTCTTCAAAGCCTTCGAGACGATCACGGCGAATATCGCCGAGAGGACCACCCCGGCGATGAGCAGCAGCACCACGCGCTGCGCAGGCGGCTGCTCCGAGAGGGCGGGGACCGCAAAGGCGACGGCAAGCATGGCGACAAGCGTAACGGCCACCAGGGAAGCTAGTGCTGTTCCTCGTGAAAGCATGGTTATTCTCCCTGCCGTACAAGGCACGTCTGTACGCCGCAGCCTGTACGCCGCAGAAGGTAGCGATTGGTACGATGCCTCTTCTCGAACCAGATAGAAGGAAAGCCCCTTTTGCTCTGAACTCTAAGAGCTTCTAACAGAATGAAAGAGCATGGAGTCGGGCGAGGCATAGTATGTGGAGCGGTATCAGCAGCCCGAGCGGAATCATGGATGATGGAGCGGGCTGGTGCCTCGGAGGCAAACAGGATGTTTGCCGAGAATGAGCGAACAGACTGTGCCTTGTCTGACTCCCTCCGCTCATTCCGTTAGACGCTCTAGAAATTGTATCCCAAAAAAGGTGCGTTGACAACTCAATAATGGACGCCTTGACGGCGCGATTGCCGGTATAATGGAGATATGGACTTTTGCGATCTCGATTGCAGATACGCTGCATTCCCGAAGTCGGATGCGGTGGACGGCTCCCGCAGCTGCAGGACCTTCATCGCCCTTGAGTGCACGCTGAAGAAGAAGCTCGTCCACAAGAACCTGCCCTGTGCGGACAAGGAGGCGCGGTGGGAGAAAGGGAAGAGCGGGAGCGCACGCAAGCGGAAGACAAAAAGAGCGTGACCGGCCTCTCGCGAGGGAGCTACTCTTCTTTGCCGCCGTGTTTCTTGTGGGTCAGATAGATGGAGAGGGCGACGAGGAAGATGCCTGCGCTGAGGGCGAGGATGCTCATGATGTCCCCGTAGCTGAAGTTCACCGCGTGTTTGAAGAAGGTGACGATCAGGACCATGATGATGACCTTCGCGAGCTTCTCCTTGAGCTGGTCGAGCGAGTGGATGACGAGGATCTTCGACGACCTGGTATCGTTCTCGATATGCTCGATCTTGCTGATGAAGAGCTCGTACAGCCCGATGCCGAAGATGATCAGCACCGTGGCGATCAGGTATGCGTCGAGGGCCCCGATAATGTGGGTGATGGCTGTCTTGTGAAACGCAGCGTAGACCGATGCGTCGCCGAAGGCGTACGCGGCATCGGCGAGCACATGGAGGATGTCATAACTCCCGATGACGACGAGCAGCAGTGCGGCGAGTATGCTCGCGACCACGGCGAGCAGGATGACGAGCCTGCTCTCCCAGAGTATTCTCTCGATAATCCGTTCAAAGCGCCGGAACATGGCTCCTCCATTATACCAGAGTTGAGGCGGCGTGATCGAAGGGAATGGACCCGTCAGCTATAACGGAATCGCGGGTGAAGGCAGGGGGCGTGAGCTTTTTCATGCGGAGCGCCGGGTCCGGCGCACCCGGCCGGCCGGTGGTCGTCATGGTGCACGGGATGATCGTATCGAGCTGGTACTGGGCCCCTGCGCTCAGGGAGCTCGCTCCCCTCTGTACTGCCTGCGCCCCCGATCTGCCGGGGTACGGAAGGAGCCAGAAGCTCGCCCACGCCCTGCCGGTGCCGGACCTGGCGGATGCGCTCGGGGCGTGGATGGACGCCGCCGGTATCGCTTCGGCAAGTATGATCGGCAACTCGTACGGATGCGCGGTGGTCACCGAGTTCGCGGTGCGGTACCCTTCGAGGATCCGGCGCGCCGTGCTCCAGGGCCCCACCACGGACGAGGAGGCCCGCCGTTTCCTCATCCAGCTCCTTCGCTTCATACGTACCGCTCCGTATGAGTCGCCCTCCCTTCCCCTCGGGATGGTGCGGGACTACCGGGCCGCGGGCTGGCCGGTGGTCGTCGAGACGATCCGCCAGGCCCTCCGCGATCCGATCGAGAAGCGGCTTCCCCTCGTGAGAATTCCCGCCCTGGTAGTGCGCGGCACGAGGGACTATGTATCGCCCCAGCGCTGGGCGGAACGGGTGACCTCGCTGCTGCCGGACGGGCGGCTGGCGGTCATTCCGGGAGGCGGGCACGGTGTCAACTATTCGAGGGCGAGGGAGTTTGTCGGAGTGATACGGCCTTTCCTGGAACTGTAGCAAAGGCAGCTCACCATCGTCCTCAATAGCTCAGGTTTACATCGATAAGGCGGGTGCTGTCATTACCTCTGCGCAGAGCTCAACGAACAGCATTTGAACATTGTCGGCGTGCGCCACTCCGTCTCTGCCTGGACCTGATGTCTTTGCGGCATAAACTAGGGTATAATCAAAGCGAAGGTCCACTGCAGGGAGGGTCGCAATCATGGATGAGACGTACACGTTCGTGGCAAAGGATGGCAGGGAGGTCACCCTCAGGCCGGCGGTTCCCGCCGATGCCGCCGAGATCATCAACACCGTCAGGTCCACGTCCCTCGAACGGAGCTATGTGCTGATGGAGGAGTACGGCAGAAACGCGGCATCCGAAGAGGCGTACATCAGGGACATGGACCGGCAGCACAACCTGCTCCTCGTGGCGGTTGCCGACGGCGCGGTCATCGGGAGTCTCGCCGCGCTCCAGGCCGACGGCGGTGGCCGGCCGCAGACCGCCCATGTCCTCAATATCGGACTGCATATAGCGAAGGAGTATCGCGGTCACGGCATCGGTACGGAGATGCTGAAGTATACCGCGGCATGGGCCAGGGAGCGGGGTTTCACAAAGCTCGAGGCTGCCATCTTTACGACCAACAAGCGTTCCCTCAATCTCTTCCGCAAGGCCGGGTTTGTCGAGGACGGCACCCGGCAGAAGCAGATCCGCGTCGGGAAGAACTACATCGACGAGGTCTACATGGGGATGTTCCTGGAGTAGCGGGAGATTGTCATCAGAACCTATATTCTCAAGAGAATGGCGCTGCTCATCCCCCTTCTGCTCGGGGTGACTCTCTTTGCCTTCTTCCTCCTCAAATCGCTTCCCGGAGATATCGTGACGAGTCTCGTCGGGGAGCGGGCGAGCCCGGAGAGCATCGAGCGCATCAGGAAGGAGCTCGGCGCGGACCGGGGATTCTTTGCCCAGTATACGGGGTACCTGAAGCTGCTCGCGACCGGGGATTTCGGCAGATCCTACTATACCAGCAGGGAAGTGCTGCCCGACATCGCGGCGAAGTTCCCCAATACGCTGAAGCTCGCCTTTGCCGCGATGCTCGTGACCGTGCCCTCCGGCATCCTCCTCGGCGTCGCCGCCGCCTATAGGCGAGGCGGCCTTCTCGAAAAGGGCATCGACGCCTTCTCTCTCGCCGGTGTGAGTGTTCCCGTGTTCTGGAGCGCGCTCATGGTGATGATCGTCTTCAGCCTGAAGCTGAAGCTCCTGCCTCCCTCGGGCACCGGCGACCTCCGGTTCCTCGTGCTTCCCGCGACGGTCCTGGCGATCCCCGCAACCGCGACCCTGGTGCGGGTGACCAAAGCCACCGTCGCCGACATCATGACGATGCCCTTCGTGAATACGGCCAGGGCCAAGGGCATTCCGGCGAAGAGGATAGGGGCGGTCCATGTGCTCAAGAATGCGCTGATCCCCATCGTCACGATCATAGGCCTCGACTTCGGCAGCTACCTGAACGGCGCGGTGGTGACCGAGACGATCTTCGGATGGGACGGCATAGGGCGCTTTACGATGGAAGGCATACTGAAGCGGGATTATCCGGTCATCATGGGCTGCATCATTGCCGGTACGGTCATCTTCGTCATGATCAACCTCGTGACCGACATCCTGTACCACTATCTCGACCCGAGGGTCCGTCTCGATGCGAGGGAAAGGTAGTCTCCTTATGAGGAGGATCCGGCGCGTGCCGCTGTCGCTCCTGGTGGTCCTCGCTCTCCTCGCTGCCTCGCTCTGCGCCCCCCTGCTCCCGCTCGACGACCCGAACGGCATCGACCTCGATGCATTGAAGCAGGCGCCGAGCCTTTCCCATCCTTTCGGGACGGATACGAAGGGCAGGGATGTGCTCTCGCGGGTGATCCACGGAGCGAAGATATCGATCGGCGTGGCGGCGCTCGCCGCCTTTATCGCTGCGGCCATCGGGTTCGTGGTCGGCCTGACCGCAGGCTATTTCGGCGGCAGGTTCGATACGGCGGTGACGGCGGTCGTCGACTTCGTGCTCTCCTTTCCCTCCCTGCTCCTCGCCATCGCCATCTCGGTCATCCTTCCTCCGGGCATCACGACGGTCATGATCGCGCTGGCGGCAGTCGGATGGACTTCCTTTGCGCGGCTCGTGCGGGGCCATGTGCTGACGATCAGGGATGCGGCCTTCGTCGATGCTGCGCGGGCGGCGGGGTGCAGCACGATGCGTATCCTCTTCGTGCATATCGCGCCGCTCTGTATTCCCTTGAGTCTCGTCCTGATGGGGATTAAACTGGGGGGCTTTATGCTCACCGAAGCGACCCTCAGCTTCCTCGGGCTCGGCGCGCAGCCGCCGACGCCGACCTGGGGCTCGATGATCAGCGCCAACCGCACGTATATCCTGACAGCACCGTGGATGGTCTTCTATCCCGGACTGGTGCTGTCGATAACGGCCTTCTGTTTCAATCGGATGGGGGAGGTGCTGAAAAGGAGATTCGAGGTGCGGGACGCCGAAGCGTGACTACCGCTCGCGCAGTTTCTCTTCCTCTTCCTGCTCGGTCTTGCACTCGATGCACATGGTGGTTACCGGCCGTGCTTCGAGCCGCTTGATATTGATCTCTTCGCCGCAGGTATCGCAGATACCGTAGACGCCGGAGTCGATCTTCTCAATCGCTTCTTCTATCTTCTTGAGGAGCTTTCTCTCTCTTCCCCTCAGCTTGAGCATGAAATTCCTGTCTATTTCAGCAGACGCCTGGTCGCCCAGTTCGGGGAAGATGCTCTCGTCGGGGAGCTCGTTGAGCGCCATGCCCGCTTCGTTGAGCAGCGCCTCGCGCTGCTCGGCGAGCTTCTTCTTTATATCCTGGATCTTCTTCTCCCGTGACGAGCTGCTTTCCGCCGGTTTTGCCTTGTCCTTGCCTTTCATCTCCATGCCTCTTCATCGTGAAATAAAATATATTTAAAAAGCATACCAGAAAGAGCGAGGGGTCGTCAAACAACGAATCCCCTCTCGGCCGATCCTTCGCAGAGAGGAGCTTGACATCGGGTAAAAACTGTATGAATCTTTAGTAGGGACCGGGGCCCTTGCCGGGCGCTGTCTTCGAGCGCATGCAGTAATCTCTTGAAATGCTTGACAATTAGGGAAGGCGGTAATATAAAATTATAGACTGATGATGGTTATGCAGACGGTGTGTAATAACCGGTACGAGTAAAGAATGCGAGGGAACCGATGACCAAGGCAGATATCGTCAACTACGTTTTTGAAAAGGTGGGACTTCCGAGAAACGAGGCACAGGATATAGTAGAAACGGTCTTTGACTCCATCAAACAGACCCTTATCGCCGGTGAATCGATAAAGGTTTCGGGGTTCGGCACGTTCAACGTACGGAAGAAGAACTCGCGGATCGGAAGGAATCCCAAGACCAAGGAGGAGGTCGAGATCACGCCGCGGCGGGTCGTCACCTTCAAGGCGAGCGACCAGCTCAAGGAAGCGGTGGAGAAGGTGTGACGCGTTCCTCCGGGGAGGCGGGAAAAAATTTTGGGATTGACGTATAATTACTAGCAATGCACGATGCGTACGAGTCGCCGCAGACCCTGAGGCTTTTCCCGGAGAAGCTCTTTTACAAGATCGGGGAAGTCAGCAGGCTGGTCGGCGTTGAATCCTACGTCTTGAGATACTGGGAGACGGAGTTCTCCTTTCTCAAGCCGCGGAAGAGCAAATCCGGACAGCGTGTCTATACGCGAGCGGATATCGATCTGGTCCTCCAGATCAAGAAGCTCCTCTATGAGGAGAAGTACACCATCGACGGGGTGCGGCGCAAGTTCGGCGCAGCCGCAGAGCCCCCGCACACGACACTCTCCCTCGTGGCCGATGCGGCCGCAGAGACTGTCGAGAGTCCCGCAGAACAAGACGCAGGGCGGCGGAAAGAGGGCAGCGCTCGCAGCGCTGATACTGAAGAGGTCCTCACCCTGGTCAAGTCGAGACTCAAGGAAATTCTCCAGCACCATTTCGGGGCGTAGCGCAGCCTGGATAGCGCACTCGCTTGGGGTGCGAGAGGTCGTCCGTTCGAATCGGATCGCCCCGACCAATTCCGGCAAGGGGATAGAGGAGGCAGACTCTTCTATCCCCTTGTTGCATTTCATTATAACGAACGCTCTTCCGGGGATCGGAGGCAGGCGCATCTCGGCATTCTCTAAAGGCGGGGAGCTCGCTGCTGCGGTCAGTTGCTGTGCGTCATATACGTGATATACTCCTCCCGCTCGTCCATGACCTCCTTGAGCAGGTGTTCAGCGTAGCGCTCGTAAATAGTCCCCCGCATGCATTCGAGATGCTCCTCGGCGAGGGCGATAAGCTGGTCGAAGCGTTCCAGTTTTTCTGTATCCATAACGTCTCCCTATCCTGCTGCATCTCCGTTCAGTCGGTCCGCTTGAACGGCGTACCCGGTCGCACCCCGTCTCGACTGCGCCTCTGCCTGCAGAGAGGGTGATTATCGGATGAGCGTGAAGGGAAGAGAAGGGCATACGTGGGGTACGGGGTTTTTACGGGACATCGGTTCGGGATCCGAGCCGTTGCAGCATCGTGGCTGTCCGGTATCTAATTAGATTCTAGCAGCCCTATCGGTGCTGTCAACGGTCGGGGTGAGCTGAATGCAGAGGGCGGCAGCAGCGCGGCGGCTGCCTGATCAGAACGGATCGGTCACGACCTCGGGATGCTCGATATCTCCCTCATAAACGGGGATGACGATCCAGCGTTGGTCGTCGGGGGAGAGGTCGAGGAAGAAGCGATTGATCAGCGCCATGGCGGTGAAGATCTCGTTCTCGTCCATGTTCTCGGGCGGGAGGTACTCGTCATGGGTGACGATCTGGTACCCGATGAGCTTCCGGCCGGGGTAGTCGTTTTCGGGGATGAGGGCTTCGGCCTCCTCCCTGCTGATGAGGTGGTAATCGGGCGGCTCCTGGTCTTCACCGGGGCGCCTGTCCTGGTAAACGGGAATGACGATCCACTGCCGTTCGTGCTCGTAGTACCTGAAGAAGCGGTTCAGGCTCTCCATATCGGTGAAGAGATGCGCTTCATCGAGGAGGTCGGGCACGAACCCCTCCTCCTCATCGATGATCTTGTAGCCGGCGAGCCTTCTCATCCCTGCACCCCGCTCATGCAGCGCCCTGCTGTGCGCGCTCTACCATGATCTTCGCTATCGCCCGCGCAAAGGCAGCGGGGTCCTTGGGCTTCGATCCCTCGAGCAGCGCCGCCTGGTCGTAAAGAAGCCCGATGTACTCTTTCAGGACGGGATCGCGGCCGTCCTTCTCGAACATGCGCTGCATCGTCTCGAGGAGGGGGTGTCCGGGATTGATCTCGAGGATGCGCTTATGGGCCGGTATCTCCTGGCCCATGGCTTTGAGCAGCTTCTCCGTATGGGGATCGAGGTCTCCCTCGTCGGCGACGAGGCAGCAGGGCGAGTCTTTCAGCCGCGACGAGAACCGCACATCCTTTACGTCATCCCTGAGCTGGTCTTTTATGAGCTCCACCAGCTGCTCGTACCGCTTCCGCGCCTCCTGCCGCTCCGTCTCCTCTTTCGCATCGAGCGTGATGTCGCCCCTGATCACCGACTTCAGGCGCTTGCCCTTGTACTCGAGCGGGCCCATAACGATGTCGTCGATGTCGTCGAGCATGATGAGCACCTCGTATCCTTTTTCCTTGAAGGCTTCGAGGTAGGGAGAGGCGAGCGCCTCGTCAAAGGAGGCGCCGGTAATATAGTAGATATCCTCCTGTCCCTCTTTCATGGCGCTCACGTACGCCTCGAGCGTGGTGAAGGAATCCCTCCCGGTCTTCGTCGAAGGGAAGAGCAGGAGGTCGGCGATCTGCTCGCGCCGGGCGAAGTCGAAGTGGACGCCCTCTTTCAGGACCCTGCCGAGCTCCTTGTAGAAGGAGAGATACTTATCGTATTCCTTGTCTTTCAGCTCTTTGAGCGCCTCGAGCACCTGGCGGGTGATATTCTTCTTGATGATCTCGACCTGCCGGTTCGACTGGAGGATCTCCCGCGAGACATTGAGCGGGAGGTCCGACGAATCGACGACACCCCTGACGAAGCGCAGGTAGGGCGGCAGGAGCTCCTCGCAGTGGTCCATGATCTGCACTCTCCTCACGTAGAGCGCCGGACCGATCTTGTAATCCTTGTAGAGGATGTTGAACGGCGCCCGCGAGGGGATGTAGAGGAGCAGGGTGAATTCGGAGGTGCCTTCCGCGCGATAATGGATCGTCTTCAGAGGGTCGGAAAAGTCGTGCGAGAGGTGGCGGTAGAATTCGGTGTACTCCTCCGCCGAGATCTCCGCCTTGCT
The genomic region above belongs to Nitrospirota bacterium and contains:
- a CDS encoding Hsp70 family protein codes for the protein MDTPRYIVGIDLGTTNCVAGYIDTEEIRDDAPEIRLLAIPQVVEAGVVEARDMLSSFLYLPAGAELPEKSLSLPWEEEPHLVVGEFARKRGAEVPLRMVSSAKSWLSYPAVDRTAPLLPWHAPEEVPKLSPLEVSARYIDHIRNVWNHTIAGGNPDYLLENQAVLITVPASFDAVARDLTVRAAERAGLQQVTLLEEPQAALYAWISGSEESWRKQVAVGDVVLVCDIGGGTTDFSIIEVSEEKGALALRRVAVGEHILLGGDNMDLALAFSVRSRLAERNVPLDTKQTMGLVQQCREAKEIMLNDPASASRPVTVLGRGRSVVGGTITTELLREEMERVILEGFFPEASVTDAPSERRATGLRELGLQYAADTAVTRHLAKFLRQNVRTGEGEAAGGRSFIHPTKVLFNGGVTKAAVLRDRITRRLDAWLAAEQDGPVAVLSGIDPERAVALGAAYYGYAKRGRGVRIRAGAPRTYYIGVETSMPAVPGMPPPLKAICVVPFGMEEGTDFEIPGQEFGLIVGEPAVFRFLTSLTRKEDPPGAVIEEWDRDEIVELAPLETVLPAEGVEPGALAPVRLHSYLTETGSLELWCEATEAHNGRRGRWKLEFTVREEVAV
- a CDS encoding DUF2760 domain-containing protein — translated: MLSRGTALASLVAVTLVAMLAVAFAVPALSEQPPAQRVVLLLIAGVVLSAIFAVIVSKALKSAPARPPEAPPATAALEPVKAPPAEQVSFEPGAVQALSLLQKEGRLIDFLMEDISGFDDRQVGAAVRNIHKECRKAIAEHMDIEPVLPEREGDEVVVREGFDPSALRLTGTVVGPPPFKGTVRHSGWKISAMRMPPIPKSQAPHIVEPAEVEIR
- a CDS encoding YqhA family protein gives rise to the protein MFRRFERIIERILWESRLVILLAVVASILAALLLVVIGSYDILHVLADAAYAFGDASVYAAFHKTAITHIIGALDAYLIATVLIIFGIGLYELFISKIEHIENDTRSSKILVIHSLDQLKEKLAKVIIMVLIVTFFKHAVNFSYGDIMSILALSAGIFLVALSIYLTHKKHGGKEE
- a CDS encoding alpha/beta hydrolase, whose product is MDPSAITESRVKAGGVSFFMRSAGSGAPGRPVVVMVHGMIVSSWYWAPALRELAPLCTACAPDLPGYGRSQKLAHALPVPDLADALGAWMDAAGIASASMIGNSYGCAVVTEFAVRYPSRIRRAVLQGPTTDEEARRFLIQLLRFIRTAPYESPSLPLGMVRDYRAAGWPVVVETIRQALRDPIEKRLPLVRIPALVVRGTRDYVSPQRWAERVTSLLPDGRLAVIPGGGHGVNYSRAREFVGVIRPFLEL
- a CDS encoding GNAT family N-acetyltransferase, which produces MDETYTFVAKDGREVTLRPAVPADAAEIINTVRSTSLERSYVLMEEYGRNAASEEAYIRDMDRQHNLLLVAVADGAVIGSLAALQADGGGRPQTAHVLNIGLHIAKEYRGHGIGTEMLKYTAAWARERGFTKLEAAIFTTNKRSLNLFRKAGFVEDGTRQKQIRVGKNYIDEVYMGMFLE
- a CDS encoding ABC transporter permease, with protein sequence MLKRMALLIPLLLGVTLFAFFLLKSLPGDIVTSLVGERASPESIERIRKELGADRGFFAQYTGYLKLLATGDFGRSYYTSREVLPDIAAKFPNTLKLAFAAMLVTVPSGILLGVAAAYRRGGLLEKGIDAFSLAGVSVPVFWSALMVMIVFSLKLKLLPPSGTGDLRFLVLPATVLAIPATATLVRVTKATVADIMTMPFVNTARAKGIPAKRIGAVHVLKNALIPIVTIIGLDFGSYLNGAVVTETIFGWDGIGRFTMEGILKRDYPVIMGCIIAGTVIFVMINLVTDILYHYLDPRVRLDARER
- a CDS encoding ABC transporter permease — its product is MPLSLLVVLALLAASLCAPLLPLDDPNGIDLDALKQAPSLSHPFGTDTKGRDVLSRVIHGAKISIGVAALAAFIAAAIGFVVGLTAGYFGGRFDTAVTAVVDFVLSFPSLLLAIAISVILPPGITTVMIALAAVGWTSFARLVRGHVLTIRDAAFVDAARAAGCSTMRILFVHIAPLCIPLSLVLMGIKLGGFMLTEATLSFLGLGAQPPTPTWGSMISANRTYILTAPWMVFYPGLVLSITAFCFNRMGEVLKRRFEVRDAEA
- the dksA gene encoding RNA polymerase-binding protein DksA, giving the protein MKGKDKAKPAESSSSREKKIQDIKKKLAEQREALLNEAGMALNELPDESIFPELGDQASAEIDRNFMLKLRGRERKLLKKIEEAIEKIDSGVYGICDTCGEEINIKRLEARPVTTMCIECKTEQEEEEKLRER
- a CDS encoding integration host factor subunit alpha — its product is MTKADIVNYVFEKVGLPRNEAQDIVETVFDSIKQTLIAGESIKVSGFGTFNVRKKNSRIGRNPKTKEEVEITPRRVVTFKASDQLKEAVEKV
- a CDS encoding MerR family transcriptional regulator, with the translated sequence MHDAYESPQTLRLFPEKLFYKIGEVSRLVGVESYVLRYWETEFSFLKPRKSKSGQRVYTRADIDLVLQIKKLLYEEKYTIDGVRRKFGAAAEPPHTTLSLVADAAAETVESPAEQDAGRRKEGSARSADTEEVLTLVKSRLKEILQHHFGA
- the htpG gene encoding molecular chaperone HtpG; this encodes MTTQTMEFKTEVKQLLDLMIHSLYSHKEIFLRELISNASDAIDKARYESLTSSAVAEDAGEWKIRIAADTGARTLSVSDNGIGMTRDEAAQALGTIAHSGTKEFLAALQRKDLTSNPELIGQFGVGFYSSFMVADKVTVLSKKAGQKGSAGVKWESTADGSFTIEDVEREKPGTEVILHLKEGEEKYLSEWELRNTVRKYSDYIEHPIVMEVEREEESALEKGKKITVKKEEILNSRKALWLKSKAEISAEEYTEFYRHLSHDFSDPLKTIHYRAEGTSEFTLLLYIPSRAPFNILYKDYKIGPALYVRRVQIMDHCEELLPPYLRFVRGVVDSSDLPLNVSREILQSNRQVEIIKKNITRQVLEALKELKDKEYDKYLSFYKELGRVLKEGVHFDFARREQIADLLLFPSTKTGRDSFTTLEAYVSAMKEGQEDIYYITGASFDEALASPYLEAFKEKGYEVLIMLDDIDDIVMGPLEYKGKRLKSVIRGDITLDAKEETERQEARKRYEQLVELIKDQLRDDVKDVRFSSRLKDSPCCLVADEGDLDPHTEKLLKAMGQEIPAHKRILEINPGHPLLETMQRMFEKDGRDPVLKEYIGLLYDQAALLEGSKPKDPAAFARAIAKIMVERAQQGAA